Proteins encoded together in one Astatotilapia calliptera chromosome 7, fAstCal1.2, whole genome shotgun sequence window:
- the ribc2 gene encoding RIB43A-like with coiled-coils protein 2: protein MLKNELLSERLARASLEKRRNIETERKERIFNDKLRTIGVDKEALDEQVKEKREQVEAAKKEQNAYDADMLRYGKVACIVDSRQMKEKRALEKAVVAYRQQNQHPEDRREYDLNDPSRIKKVEQSDAQMMPPGLVGEDPESKIRQQNQREQLREWLTQQQTEQAAERHQQELEEQRYDQSRVGMDNRAVQLQSLEIERRKAAAIATKDFNRSMAEEKRCQDKEINGRQSQFQGTPSTVAVPGLSPSSDRRTAPESLQQIIQIQKHQMEEKRRKELEKKQEEEQHDRVRLNSARTTLLIERQQARMNRQLRRDLDSANAQLAETHKQQKPDIKRGCIDDSFFSKFNTCSR from the exons atgcttaaaaatgaaCTACTTTCAGAGCGCCTCGCCAGAGCCAGTCTGGAGAAGCGTCGCAACATAGagactgaaagaaaagaaaggatttTTAATGACAAGCTGAGGACGATCGGG GTTGACAAGGAAGCCCTGGATGAGCAggtgaaagagaaaagggaacAAGTAGAAGCtgcaaaaaaggaacaaaacgCTTATG ATGCTGATATGCTCCGTTATGGCAAAGTAGCTTGCATTGTCGACAGCCGCCAAATGAAGGAGAAGCGTGCACTGGAAAAAGCCGTTGTCGCCTACAGGCAGCAAAACCAGCACCCTGAAGATCGGCGAGAGTATGATTTGAATGATCCCAGCCGTATTAAAAAAGTAGAGCAGAGTGATGCACAGATGATGCCTCCTGGCCTGGTGGGTGAAGACCCAGAAAGTAAGATCAGGCAGCAGAACCAGAGGGAACAGCTCAGAGAGTGGCTCACCCAGCAGCAGACTGAGCAGGCAGCGGAAAGGCATCAACAAGAGCTGGAAG AGCAGCGTTATGACCAAAGCAGAGTAGGAATGGACAACAGAGCTGTGCAACTTCAGAGCCTTGAGATAGAAAGGAGAAAGGCAGCTGCCATCGCCACTAAAGACTTCAATCGGTCTATG GCTGAAGAAAAGCGCTGTCAAGACAAAGAAATCAATGGCAGGCAAAGCCAGTTTCAAGGTACCCCGAGTACGGTGGCCGTGCCCGGCCTGAGTCCcagcagtgacaggagaacAGCTCCTGAGAGCCTGCAGCAGATCATTCAAATCCAGAAACATCAAATGGAGGAGaagagg AGAAAAGAACTGGAgaagaaacaagaagaagagcagCACGATCGCGTGCGCCTGAACTCAGCTCGTACCACTCTGCTTATTGAGCGGCAGCAGGCACGAATGAACAGGCAGCTGAGGCGAGACCTGGACAGCGCCAACGCCCAACTGGccgaaacacacaaacaaca GAAACCAGACATTAAAAGAGGATGTATTGATGACAGCTTCTTCTCCAAGTTCAACACCTGCAGCAGATGA